The window CGCATGATCGGTGCTGGATCAACTCCAGGAAACCGCATGAACAACCATTGTGATGCCATCGCCAAACGTTTTTGCCGGCGGTCCGCGTCCGCTCGCTGGAGCAAAGGTTCACCTTGCAAGGCCGACTGACTAACCGTCAATCCGCTTTCGTGAAAACGGAACAGCAACGCGTTGATTTGGTTGGGGCGAACGCGACGATTGGGATAGCGAGCCTGATACTCATCTCGCAAATCATCCAGGCTGCATTGCCCATCAAGTAACGTCAGCAGAAAGTATTCGTCTTCGCGAAGACGGTGATACTGTCCCGAGATCGCATCATGGACGACCGCCCAACCCGCATGACGATGAGAAACTCGAACCGCTTTCAGGCCGACTTTGTGGTGAATTCCGAGCGGCCGACGCGTTGAAGAATCAGTGCCGGTGTTCATGTTCGAAACCGAAACAAAACGTTGCGGTGGAACCAAGCGACCACGTCATCCAGTGCACTGGAAAGATAGCGACGACGGCCACAAACGATCTTTGCGGTAACCTCGGCATCCCCACGGAAGCCGCCATCCGGAATGGTGTCGATGTCGGCGACTAAGTCCACCATGTTGCGGCCATCGGCACGTTTGCGAGCGACGCCTCCGATCGCGGACAGATTCGCATGGAACGTCTCGGTCGGTCGCGTTTCGATGGCGAATTGAACGGGAAGATTCAATCCCGCCGCGTGACGTTCGATGACTTCGCCAGCGCGAGTTTCCTCCAGCTTCAGCTCCAACTCCCACGGTCCGTCGCGCTGAACGATCGCGAATAATCGGTCGCCGCGAGACACCGGCCGATCTTTCAGCCGTTCGTTCAATCGCCAACCGACTATCTGGCCATCAAAGGGGGCTTTCACGGAAAGCATGTCCTTCATCTCACGATTGATTTGCAATCGTTTGTTGAGTGAATCGATTTGGTTCTCGAGCGTTTGTTGTTCAAGGATGCTCTGTGCCGAATCGCGAGAATCGTCGGATGCGGCCAGCAACATCGCTCGCACAGAACTCAACTTTTCAGTGGCGGTCGCGAGCTGTCCCGACAACGCCTGGGCTTCGCGGGTGAGTTCCGGATTCTCGAGCTGGACCAAAACGTCACCCTGGCGAACGACGTCGCCATCTTTCACCTTCAATTCGTTAACGACGCCGTCGATCCCAGCAAACATAGCTTGCCGAACCGCGGGACGAGCCAGCCCGGTCGCAACAACATGATGATCGACTTGAATGAACCAACCGGCCAACAAGCCGACTGCCAACAACATGCAACCAGCCAGGATCCAGTGGCGGGTGACTCGGCGAGTTGCGGCCGCTGCCGGGCGTCGAACCGGCAACGCGAACACACTGTCATAGCGAATCGCATTGCTGATGGCGGAGGACGACTCTTCGGCGACTTCCACCATTGCCGGGGTGATTGATGTCGATGGTTCGCCCGAGAATGTTTCCAGCATCAGCATCGCAATCGGCATCGGCTGGCGACGCTGTTTTTCGCGAGTCTCCTGATCCGATTCGTTGCACGTGTTTTCACCCGCAGCAACTCTCGTGTCGTCGACCGATTCGAACAGCGGAATCATCAACACCGACAACACCCCGGATTCGTCCAAGTAGGTTTCAAGCGGTGGAACCAGTTGCGGTGACATCGATGCGGGATCAATCGTGTCCGCGTCGGCCGACGGTGGCAAGGTCAATGGTCGCTTCAAAACCGAAACAGCGTCGGCCAATTGATTCATCGAGCGAACCAGTGGCGAGCGCAGGTCGATCACCGATGAACCGCTGATCGCGGCAACTTGGTATCGAGGCCGTCGTGCCGACGGATTCTTGGCGAGTAACACGACGGATCGTTCGCAGGGCAATAACCGAGGAAGTTCTGACGCGATGCGGTACGCGGTTGCCGTGGGACTTAAGTCAGAATGGAATGCTCGCAGCGCCGATCGAATTCCGCGAGAAGAATCCAACGAGTTCGAGATTGATTTCGAACCCGCATCGGGGACTGACAACGTTTGGGAACCCAATTGCGGAGTTTGTGATTCCGCATCCGCTTCGCCCATCGTTTGACGCGCGGCGGTAGAAATTTCTGCTAGCGACCTCATCTCGGAAAGCATCTGCCCGGCGGGCAATTGCGAGCCATGAATGATCAAGAGATTCGCAAACTGCGGTGCCGGCAAGATCTCGACACCCAACGCAGTGACACTGGCCGCGGTGGACTGGTGCGATGGTTCGTTTTTATCTCGGGCGATTTCGAATGATGCGACCGATGGCGTGAGCGCGCCTAACTGTTCTCTCAGTTTCTCACGGTCCAAGCTCGCAGCAATCGATTCACTGCGAATGAGCATGCGGGGTTGCGGGAACGACGAGTCTTGAACTGCCACCACCGCCGCATCGAATGTTTCGGCCAAGTGCGTCGCCAAGCGATGAAGAAAGTCGGCTTGGTCACGTGACTCATTCGCGATTCGCTCGACCGTCTGGTGCGTCGACATCGTCTCCGCATCGGATTCACCCGACGGGACGGAAGCGGTTGTGGAAGCATCTAAACGGTTCATGCCCCCAGCATAATCAAGCCCCCCGAAAGTGTGGGGGGGGGCGGTTGTGTCAGCATTTGAAGGCTCGACTTCGGTCGAGGATCACTCCAGTTGAGCGAATCGGCCGTCGGATCCGCACGCGAAGAGCTTTGTTTTTCCCGCTGACAAACAGTGAAAGCCAATGTCTGACAAGGATGTCCAGTTCGTTCCATCATGAGACAAATCGGTTCCGGCTGGACCGACGGCGATCAATGCTCTGGCGAGCGGGCTGGCTTCGGGGATCGCCATGACGTCACTGCGGAAGGATTCTGGTTGACCCGCGACACGTTGCCAAGTTGCTCCGTCATCCAGGCTAATGCAGGCCGTGACCTTCGACGTTTCGGAAGCTCGGTAATCTCCGCCTACGCAGATCAGAGGTTTCGTGGCGTCAACTTCGGCGATGGCCGGCCCCTGGCAAATTGCGAAAATGCCTGCGGCTTGCGAGCTTGGCATGGGGACAGGAATAGCATCCCACGGCTGATCCCAACCCAACCGTTTGTACAGCCGACTAGTTTCGGATTCTGCACCTCCGGTGCCGAACCACAACTGGCCGTCCGGACCAAGCAACAACGATGAGTTGCTGGCCGCGAAGGCTGCTTCACCAGGGCGAGCAAGCGGGATCCCGTTGGTTACCTTTCGCCATGATTTGCCACCGTCGTTGGTTTCCACCACAAGCAACCGACCATCGACCGGATCGCTCACCGCCATGCCGCGATCCGCATCCCAAAATTGCATCGCATCAAAGAACGCCGATTCTGATTCGGCGCGATAGGTTTCCTTCCAAGTCGCTCCACCATCTTCGGTTCGTAACAACACGGCCGGCGTTCCCGCACTGGCAATGCATGCGACGTTTGCACTGAAGGCGCAGACGCAGCGAAATTCAAGACCATCAAAACCGGCGGGGCCGCAAGGTTGCCAAGTCTCTCCACCATCGATCGAGCGAATCACGGTGGCCTCCGCTCCACTGGCCCAGATCACATCGTCATCCACCGCAGAGAGCCCCCGCAAGCTGACGTTCGTTCCGGTTTCGCTCACGTTCCAATTGGAAGACACGACATCCGCAGCGACCAAGAGGCGAGGGGGCAAAATCGCCATCGCGAGAAGGATGAAGCAGCGAACGGCGACGCATTGCTTTGAAAACATTGAATTGGTTCGTTGACGAGGATCGCAGGTGGAGAACTGATTCTACGCGATGCACTCAGAACGAAAAAACGCGGCTCAGCGAATGATCGCTGCACCGCGTTCTAAATGGAATGGTCACTCCCTGACGCTCAATGACGTGTCTCGGGAGCCGATCTGCTTCGTTCGATCAAACGCGATCGATGTACTTATTGATCATGTGCTCGAGGTACTCTTGGCGGCCGCTTTGGTTTGCGTCGACGTCGCCCTTCTCGAGCATGTAAGCTTCCAGTTCCGCGAAGCCGACTTCACCGGCTTCGATCTTGGCACCGATTCCGGAATCCCAAGTCGAGTAGCGGTTCTTCACGAAATCGGCCAATTCGCCGCTGGCACGAATCGCAGCAGCGATCTTCAAACCTTTCGCGAACGCGTCCATTCCGCCGATGTGAGCGTGGAACAAATCGATGGGCTCGAAAGATTCACGACGCACCTTGGCGTCGAAGTTCACGCCACCGGTGCCGATCCCGCCGTGCTTCAGAATCATCAGCATGGTTTGGGTGGTCAGGTAGTAATCGGTTGGGAATTGGTCGGTGTCCCAACCCAACAACAAATCACCCGTGTTGGCGTCGATGCTGCCCAGTCCACCTTGTATGCCCGCGTAATCGAGCTCGTGCATCATCGTGTGACCCGCCAACGTCGCGTGGTTGGTTTCGATGTTGAGCTTGAAGTGCGAATCCAGATCGTAGGCTCGCAGGAAGTTCATGCACGCGGCCGCGTCGCTGTCGTACTGGTGCTTGGTAGGCTCTTTCGGTTTGGGCTCGATCAAGAACTGACCGTCGAATCCGATCGACTTGGCGTAGTCGACTGCCATGTGGAAGAACTTGGCCAAATGGTCCAGTTCTCGTTTCATGTCGGTGTTGTAAAGGTTTTGGTAACCTTCGCGGCCGCCCCAGAACACATAGTTTTCGCCGCCCAGACGCTTGGTGACTTCCAAAGCCTTTTTGACTTGAGCACCGGCGTAAGCGAACACGTCCGCGTTGCAGCTCGTCGCGGCACCGTGCATGAAGCGTGGGTTGCTGAACATGTTGGCGGTGCCCCACAGCAATTTCACGCCGGTCGCTTTTTGCTGTTCTTCCAGCACATCGGCAACCGCGTCGAGATTCGCGTGGGTTTCTCGCAAGTTGGCTCCTTCGGGGGCCACATCGCGGTCGTGCCACGCGTAGTAAGGAGCCTGCAGTTTGGTGAACAACTCAAAAGCAACGACGGCACGCTTTTGTGCGTTTTCGACGCTTTCAGATCCGTTGTCCCAAGGCCGAACCGCCGTTCCGGGGCCGAATGGGTCTGCACCGGTTCCTCGGAACGTGTGCCAGTAGACGATGCTGAACCGCATGTGGTCCTTCATCGTTTTTCCTTCGATGACTTCGTCGGGGTTGTACCAGCGGAAGGCAAGCGGATTGTCGGACTGAGGGCCTTCGTACTGAATGACGGGAACATCGGGGAAAGCGGTCATCAAACGGATTCCGTGTGTGGCTGCGAGGTGAAAAGGGCAAGTCAATGGAATGCACCAATATCAGAAGTTGGCGGAAACGCGACAAGGGGGTGAAACCGGTTTCAGTCTCGCAGTGGTGCCGGAATGGACTTTCCGGTTCCGTTTAGGGCGACGAAAACGCTGCCAGCGGGTCGGCGAGGTGTTCTCGGACCTGGTCAGGCGGCCGTCGCAGCCGCTGGCCGCGCATTTCGGGGGGATCGAAGCGAGCTGGAGTTCACGGTTTGCGGCCGATAGCCACTTTTGCTCGGCGTGATCGATTGCCAAATCCGAAGAGTTTCTGGGTGTCCCTGCGTCGATGGAGGTCGTGTAGTCTGACTTCACCCTCCCAAAAGGAGGGTGATGACATACGTGTGGCAATTCAACAGCTTAGAAACTGCACGACCTCGATGACTGGAGAATCCACTAGATTTGTTGTTCGCCGGTGGGCTGATCGAATCCAGATTGCCAATTTTGCTTCGGACTGCGAAACTGGCGTCCAGCGTCCCGCCGCCTGGAGGTGGTGGCTTTCGAAACTCGCACCGGCAAATGAACGACGTGTCCTCTGCTCCCTCTGAATCGCTTACCGAATATTTCCCCGAAGACCTGCTGCATGTGGTCCGCGAAAACCAACCACTGCGTGAAACGTTGTGGTTGGGCATTGGCGGCCCCGCACGCTTCCTAGCCGAACCGGTCGAAATCGATCAGATCGAAAAACTTTACACCGCCGCTCGCGAAAAGCAGTTGGCTCTGCGTGTCCTTGGACAAGGCAGCAACGTGCTGGTTCGAGAAGCCGGATTTGATGGGTTGGTCATCAAGTTGTCCGCTCCCGCGACCAGTGGGCTGGAAATCCAGGGCCAAAAACTAGTCGCCGGTGCGGGAGCCAAGCTGACTCACGCGGTGATCAAAACGGTCGGTGAAGGATTGGGCGGACTGGAACACTTGGTCGGAATCCCTGGCAGTATCGGAGCAGCCGTCGTCGGGAACGTCTCAGCGGAAGGTCGCGACATCGGATCGGTCGTGGAGTCGATTGAGATCATCGATGAAGAAGGCAAACGCAAAACGCTCACGGGCGACGAAGCCGGGTTCGCTCACCGTCAATCCACTTTGATGGGAACCGTGGTTCTGTCCGTCACGTTTAACTTGGAACCCAAGGACGTTTCGGCACTCACGAAACGCATGCAAAAGTTGTGGATCCATCGTGGCCAGCGCCGTCCATCGGAATCCAATCGCATCGCAATGCCGTTCATCGATCCCGATTCCATTTCGGCGTGCGAGTTGATCAATAGCACCGGACTGGCGGGAATTCGTGAGGGCGACGTGTCGCTCGATTCGGCGGCACCGCACTACTTGATCGCCCACGAAAACGCGACCAGCGATCAATGCGTGAAACTGATCGGGCGGGTACGCGAACAAGTCTTGATGCAAACCGGGATCGACTTGCAGTTGAATCTGCAAATTTGGTAACCGTACTCGGATGACCGAGTCGCCCCCGTCCGAAAAACGACCACGATTGATCCGGCGCAAGCGCGGACTGGAAGTGGAACAACCATCCACGATGGTGGGATGGGTCCGCGGAATGATCGCCGCGCCAGCGGTTTTGTCGATCCTGTGGCCCGCGATCCTGTTGGTCGTTGGCTACGCCGCCTGGCAAACTTGGGGAGCCAAGTACGTCGCGGTGACTTATCACGGGATCGATCCCCAAAAGATTTCTGTGACGTCGCCACCGGAATACGTGCGGACGGACATCGTTGATGTTGTCTACACCGAAACCGCGATGAAGGACATGTCGCTGCTGGACAAGCAAGTGTCCGCAAAAGTGGCTTCTGCGTTTGCGAGTCACCCGTGGGTGCAGCGTGTTGTCGGCGTGCGAAAGAAAGCAAACGGCCGACTCGACGTGCGTTTGAATTATCGATTGCCCGTTGCCATGGTCTACGTTGATGATCCCAAAACCGGACCTGGTTTTTTGGTGGTTGATGGCGAAGGCACTTTGTTGCCCAGCGACTTTGCACCCTCCGAAACCGATCACTATCTGCACATCATTGTTCCAGGTGCTTATCACACCGGCGGGCTAGGTTCGCCTTTTGGTGACACCCGAGTTCATTCCGCCGCGTTGTTGGCTCGATTGCTTGCACCCCATCGCATCGAGCTGAAATTGAAAAGCATCGGGGTGCATGGCGATTTGCGGCAAAACCCGATCGTTCAGCTCGAAATCGCGAATGAGGATGGCGAACGTTGGTTCTGGGGCAGTCCTCCCGGCGAAGAGGTTGCTGGCGAATTGCCCGCAACGATGAAGTTGCAAGCCATGTTGGCCGGAGTGCCAACTGGATCGGATTTACGACAAGTTCAACTTCAGCCGTAGCAAGCAAAGCATCACCGGCTCAGCTAATATCTTCCCTTCGCAGTCAATTCACCTCGCGGAAGGAATGTTCACTTGGTCCGGATTCATCTCGCATTGTTGTTTGTTCTCACGCTTTGTTGCGTGAATCTGTTCTCGGCGGATCGTCCCAATGTGTTGGTGGCGATATCGGACGACCAGTCCTTCCCGCACACGTCGGCGTACGGATATCAAGCGATTCAAACGCCGGCCTTTGATCGCGTTGCAAAGACGGGAGTCTTGTTCAACAACGCCTTCACACCCTCGCCAGGATGCAGCCCCATGCGTGCTGCATTCTTGACCGGACGCAATATTTGGCAGATCGAACACGCCGGGACTCATGCCAGTTCCTTTGCGAGCAAGTACGAGGTCTATCAGGACCGGCTTGAGAACGCGGGCTACTTCGTTGGGTACACCGGCAAAGGTTGGGGGCCGGGAAACTGGAAAATCAGCGATCGTTCGAGGAACCCTGCCGGGCCATCGTTTTCGTCAAAGAAGTCGAAGGCTCCCGGCGGAATCAGCGGCAACGATTACGCAGCCAATTTTGACGAGTTTTTGAAGGCCCGGCCGGACGACAAGCCTTTCAGCTTTTGGTTCGGATGTCATGAACCGCATCGTGTGTTCGAGAAAGGCATCGGGCTGAAAAATGGGCTGGATCCGTCCAAGGTCGTTGTGCCCGCTTTCTTGCCCGACACGCCCGAGATTCGAAGCGACATCCTGGACTACTGTTTCGAGATCCAGTGGTTTGACCAGCATTTAGGCCGAATGCTTGATTCGCTTGAAAAAGCGGGAGAGCTCGACAACACGATCGTGATCGTGACCAGCGACAACGGCATGGCGTTTCCGCGGGCCAAAGCAAACGTTTATGAATATGGCATCCACATGCCTCTGGCGATCAGTTGGCCGAGCGGCGCGAAGGGTGGACGCGTGGTCGATGACCTGGTGAATTTGATCGACGTGACGGTGACCATCTACGACGCGACCGAGGTCCAACCGCCTGAGAAGACACCGCTGAGTGGTCGCAGTTTGGTCGAGCTGCTTCGGTCCGACCAAGACGGAATCGTCGAGCCGACTCGTGACGCTGTTTTCTCCGGCCGCGAAAGGCATTCTTCGGTGCGGTATGAATCGCTCGGGTATCCTCAACGATGCATCCGAACGGACCAATACCTCTATATCCGCAACTTCCGTCCGGAACGTTGGCCGGCTGGTGCACCCCAGAAATTTGGTGCGGGAAGTTACCCGAAAACCAATGTCGTCTTGGCCAAAGAGTTGGGGCCGATGCACGAAGGCTATCACGACATCGATGGTTCGCCTTCGTTGTCGTTCTTGGTCGAAAACCGCGACGACGCGGAGCTCGCCAAGTATTTGCAGTCGGCGGTTGCCAAGCGACCTGCAGATGAACTTTACGACATCCAATCAGATCCCGCTTGTTTGAACGATCTGTCGGCCAAACCTGATTTCGCAGAGATCAAAGCCGGCTTGAGCAAGCGTTTGAATGATTACTTGACCAAGACAAACGATCCGCGAGTGTCAGGTCCGGATGGCGGTGACATTTGGGAAACCTATCCGCGATACAGCGGTTTGCGTTGGTTCCCCGAACCTGAGTGGGCAAAGCAGTCACCGGATCGCGTGCCAAAGATGGACTGGTTGGAACAGCGTCGGCCCAAGGTACAGGTGAGCGACAAGTGATGTGGTGGAAGGACACGAGCCTCAGGTTCCTCACCGGGCGGCTTGCGCCGCACCGCTAAGATCGTCTTTTAGTGTTCACGCCTTCCTCAGTAAAGAAGCATTCAATCGAGACGGAACTCGATCCGCGTTCGGTGCGGTGAACTATTCGATCACCGCGTTTTGTTCGCGAACGTCGGCGTAGACGATCGCGGACAGCCATACCAAACAGATGACTTGTCCGACCAAAGCAGCCACCGCGATCGCGATCGCCCCGTAGGATCCGACGAACGCGGCGGTCAATCCCAGCATGACGACGGAAGCAACGATGCGGCATCGGATCGGCGCGAGCGGTTTGCCTCGGCCTTTGACGTAGCTGTCCAACCCTTGCAAGATGCCTTTGATCGCGGACACCGGTGCGAGCCACCAAGCGAACACAATGGCGGGTGCAAATTCTTCGCCATAAACGAGCTTCACCAACGGTCCGATCAAGATGATGAAGGCGATGGTGGAAACGGTTTGAATCGCGATGGAGCCACCAAGAATTCGGTGCACGTCCGATGTTCGCAGTCGTTTGCTGCGATCCGCCGCGGTATTGAACAAGTAAATGCCCAGCGTGTTAGGAATCACCGTCAACGGATAGACGACAGGAACCATCGCTGCGTAAAAGCCCTGCGTTAGAAGTGGAACCAACCACATCACGAGCAACAATCCAATCGCTCGGAAAGGTCCGTCGCCAACATGGAAACGCCGTAGGGGCGGCTTTCTTTCAAAAGTTGTTTGACAGGCGGTTCGCTGTTGCCCGTGGCTAGTTTGGGGAGTCCGATCACACAGGCGGCCATTGAGATTGCCGATGCGATGACGAACAACACGCAAGCCAAATTCAGCGTCACGTCGGTCACGAAGGCAGCAACCAGCAGCAATGCGGGAAACGCGGCGGCGGAAACGAATCGACGCACGTTGTACTTCGAGAAGTCACCTGCCCCGCGATCGACCGCGGTCATGATCAGCATCACGTGTTGGCCGATAACGCTGAACGCGCACAAGCAACCCAGCGACATCAGATAGGCTTTCTCGTCGGGCAACGCGATCACATTGCAGAGCACAACCAATCCGGTCGTCACGACGCCGGTGGTCAAGCCCAACCACATCGCCGCCCGTCGAAGTTTGATCGTCTCAACCGTCCGATCGGCGGCGTAACGGCAGATGACTTCCACGCCGCCGAACAAACCGATGTAGAGCAGCATCTGCACATACAGAACGGTCGTCGCGTATTCGCCTCGGCCGACCGGTCCGAGCAGTCGGGCCAACAAGATGCCTTGGCCCATCTGCAACGCCACGATTCCAAAGGCAAAGCCGACTGTCTGGGCAAACGAAAACGCTTTGGCGAACTTGCTCGGGGGAGCAGCGTTGCCGGCATCATTGTCGGAAGGAGCCTGA of the Rhodopirellula baltica SH 1 genome contains:
- a CDS encoding lipopolysaccharide biosynthesis protein, with the translated sequence MPSDRTSNDSSSTGDSSILSDRSGASDDRVATVGTAETIASQSNCGEPMVGDCSVSPANADAGLTSSGEAVPGPAIADQAPSDNDAGNAAPPSKFAKAFSFAQTVGFAFGIVALQMGQGILLARLLGPVGRGEYATTVLYVQMLLYIGLFGGVEVICRYAADRTVETIKLRRAAMWLGLTTGVVTTGLVVLCNVIALPDEKAYLMSLGCLCAFSVIGQHVMLIMTAVDRGAGDFSKYNVRRFVSAAAFPALLLVAAFVTDVTLNLACVLFVIASAISMAACVIGLPKLATGNSEPPVKQLLKESRPYGVSMLATDLSERLDCCS
- a CDS encoding lipopolysaccharide biosynthesis protein gives rise to the protein MMWLVPLLTQGFYAAMVPVVYPLTVIPNTLGIYLFNTAADRSKRLRTSDVHRILGGSIAIQTVSTIAFIILIGPLVKLVYGEEFAPAIVFAWWLAPVSAIKGILQGLDSYVKGRGKPLAPIRCRIVASVVMLGLTAAFVGSYGAIAIAVAALVGQVICLVWLSAIVYADVREQNAVIE
- a CDS encoding WD40/YVTN/BNR-like repeat-containing protein; translated protein: MFSKQCVAVRCFILLAMAILPPRLLVAADVVSSNWNVSETGTNVSLRGLSAVDDDVIWASGAEATVIRSIDGGETWQPCGPAGFDGLEFRCVCAFSANVACIASAGTPAVLLRTEDGGATWKETYRAESESAFFDAMQFWDADRGMAVSDPVDGRLLVVETNDGGKSWRKVTNGIPLARPGEAAFAASNSSLLLGPDGQLWFGTGGAESETSRLYKRLGWDQPWDAIPVPMPSSQAAGIFAICQGPAIAEVDATKPLICVGGDYRASETSKVTACISLDDGATWQRVAGQPESFRSDVMAIPEASPLARALIAVGPAGTDLSHDGTNWTSLSDIGFHCLSAGKTKLFACGSDGRFAQLE
- a CDS encoding cell division protein FtsQ/DivIB; translation: MTESPPSEKRPRLIRRKRGLEVEQPSTMVGWVRGMIAAPAVLSILWPAILLVVGYAAWQTWGAKYVAVTYHGIDPQKISVTSPPEYVRTDIVDVVYTETAMKDMSLLDKQVSAKVASAFASHPWVQRVVGVRKKANGRLDVRLNYRLPVAMVYVDDPKTGPGFLVVDGEGTLLPSDFAPSETDHYLHIIVPGAYHTGGLGSPFGDTRVHSAALLARLLAPHRIELKLKSIGVHGDLRQNPIVQLEIANEDGERWFWGSPPGEEVAGELPATMKLQAMLAGVPTGSDLRQVQLQP
- a CDS encoding sulfatase family protein, giving the protein MVRIHLALLFVLTLCCVNLFSADRPNVLVAISDDQSFPHTSAYGYQAIQTPAFDRVAKTGVLFNNAFTPSPGCSPMRAAFLTGRNIWQIEHAGTHASSFASKYEVYQDRLENAGYFVGYTGKGWGPGNWKISDRSRNPAGPSFSSKKSKAPGGISGNDYAANFDEFLKARPDDKPFSFWFGCHEPHRVFEKGIGLKNGLDPSKVVVPAFLPDTPEIRSDILDYCFEIQWFDQHLGRMLDSLEKAGELDNTIVIVTSDNGMAFPRAKANVYEYGIHMPLAISWPSGAKGGRVVDDLVNLIDVTVTIYDATEVQPPEKTPLSGRSLVELLRSDQDGIVEPTRDAVFSGRERHSSVRYESLGYPQRCIRTDQYLYIRNFRPERWPAGAPQKFGAGSYPKTNVVLAKELGPMHEGYHDIDGSPSLSFLVENRDDAELAKYLQSAVAKRPADELYDIQSDPACLNDLSAKPDFAEIKAGLSKRLNDYLTKTNDPRVSGPDGGDIWETYPRYSGLRWFPEPEWAKQSPDRVPKMDWLEQRRPKVQVSDK
- a CDS encoding efflux RND transporter periplasmic adaptor subunit, producing the protein MLLAVGLLAGWFIQVDHHVVATGLARPAVRQAMFAGIDGVVNELKVKDGDVVRQGDVLVQLENPELTREAQALSGQLATATEKLSSVRAMLLAASDDSRDSAQSILEQQTLENQIDSLNKRLQINREMKDMLSVKAPFDGQIVGWRLNERLKDRPVSRGDRLFAIVQRDGPWELELKLEETRAGEVIERHAAGLNLPVQFAIETRPTETFHANLSAIGGVARKRADGRNMVDLVADIDTIPDGGFRGDAEVTAKIVCGRRRYLSSALDDVVAWFHRNVLFRFRT
- a CDS encoding UDP-N-acetylmuramate dehydrogenase, with the translated sequence MLFAGGLIESRLPILLRTAKLASSVPPPGGGGFRNSHRQMNDVSSAPSESLTEYFPEDLLHVVRENQPLRETLWLGIGGPARFLAEPVEIDQIEKLYTAAREKQLALRVLGQGSNVLVREAGFDGLVIKLSAPATSGLEIQGQKLVAGAGAKLTHAVIKTVGEGLGGLEHLVGIPGSIGAAVVGNVSAEGRDIGSVVESIEIIDEEGKRKTLTGDEAGFAHRQSTLMGTVVLSVTFNLEPKDVSALTKRMQKLWIHRGQRRPSESNRIAMPFIDPDSISACELINSTGLAGIREGDVSLDSAAPHYLIAHENATSDQCVKLIGRVREQVLMQTGIDLQLNLQIW
- the xylA gene encoding xylose isomerase gives rise to the protein MTAFPDVPVIQYEGPQSDNPLAFRWYNPDEVIEGKTMKDHMRFSIVYWHTFRGTGADPFGPGTAVRPWDNGSESVENAQKRAVVAFELFTKLQAPYYAWHDRDVAPEGANLRETHANLDAVADVLEEQQKATGVKLLWGTANMFSNPRFMHGAATSCNADVFAYAGAQVKKALEVTKRLGGENYVFWGGREGYQNLYNTDMKRELDHLAKFFHMAVDYAKSIGFDGQFLIEPKPKEPTKHQYDSDAAACMNFLRAYDLDSHFKLNIETNHATLAGHTMMHELDYAGIQGGLGSIDANTGDLLLGWDTDQFPTDYYLTTQTMLMILKHGGIGTGGVNFDAKVRRESFEPIDLFHAHIGGMDAFAKGLKIAAAIRASGELADFVKNRYSTWDSGIGAKIEAGEVGFAELEAYMLEKGDVDANQSGRQEYLEHMINKYIDRV